The following are encoded together in the Mesoplodon densirostris isolate mMesDen1 chromosome 2, mMesDen1 primary haplotype, whole genome shotgun sequence genome:
- the LOC132483412 gene encoding small proline-rich protein 2D-like encodes MSYQQHQCKQPCQSPPMFIHKCPEPCQPKCPEPCPPKCPEPFPPLKCLEPCPCPPCPPCAVPPPLCQQKCPPLHPCPPCQHKCPPKYK; translated from the coding sequence ATGTCTTACCAGCAGCATcagtgcaagcagccctgccagtCACCTCCTATGTTCATACATAAGTGCCCTGAGCCTTGCCAACCTAAGTGCCCTGAGCCTTGCCCACCTAAGTGCCCTGAACCTTTCCCACCTCTAAAGTGTCTGGAGCCATGTCCCTGTCCTCCATGCCCACCTTGTGCAGTGCCACCTCCACTGTGCCAGCAGAAATGTCCTCCTCTGCATCCATGTCCACCCTGCCAGCATAAGTGTCCACCCAAGTACAAGTAA